The proteins below come from a single Tachypleus tridentatus isolate NWPU-2018 chromosome 13, ASM421037v1, whole genome shotgun sequence genomic window:
- the LOC143237460 gene encoding methyltransferase-like protein 27, producing MGYKYIDALDGTQEMLDIARKKNVYRNFCQFFLGCGYESPIKDGTYDVAISTGAIGQGHIPYEAFYEIVPMVKQGGLICWLTMNPNEGKVEKSFKTVMADLTNSGKWKSFQEPVCVTSFFVKETGLFHVMQKL from the exons ATGGGTTACAAGTATATCGATGCTTTAGATGGAACACAAGAGATGTTAGACATCGCACGAAAGAAAAATGTGTACAGAAATTTCTGTCAGTTTTTCCTAGGGTGTGGTTATGAGTCACCAATCAAAGATG GTACTTACGACGTAGCAATATCGACTGGAGCAATAGGACAAGGACATATTCCATACGAGGCTTTTTATGAAATTGTTCCAATGGTAAAACAAG GTGGTTTAATTTGTTGGCTGACGATGAACCCTAATGAAGGAAAAGTTGAAAAAAGCTTCAAGACAGTAATGGCTGacttaacaaatagtgggaaGTGGAAATCTTTTCAAGAGCCTGTTTGTGTAACCAGTTTTTTTGTTAAAGAGACAGGTCTGTTTCATGTTATGCAaaaattgtaa